A stretch of the Capsicum annuum cultivar UCD-10X-F1 chromosome 10, UCD10Xv1.1, whole genome shotgun sequence genome encodes the following:
- the LOC107853791 gene encoding exocyst complex component EXO84A isoform X1, whose product MMDRGSFSSSIGDSIDFDEKDLSLSDKLKVFKSSAFDPDSYVTNRCRHMSEKEIRHLCKYLTDLSKASAEEMRKSVYANYAAFIRTSREISNLEGQLIALRNLLSTRAAIVHGLAEGINIDSLSSSEGSTQDDRSNQCNSDTINTESWLGQFVEKLEVLLAERRVDEVLDVLDEGEHMANDARSKQTLTPPALLSLQKVITEQKQKLAAELAEASFQSSVSAAELRFAVRALKRLGDGPRAHTLMLSYHQQNLHGNMQGIRPSGTSHGVAYSAGLSQLVFSTIAQATSDSLALFDDEPSYSSELVTWAVNQTQNFSHLIKRFVIASPAASGCLRPVAESVHISLGHCSLLEARGLTLSPVLLKIFRPCVEQALYANIKRIEQCTAAHAAADDWSPTYPPTGSRSLGTASLAGVIASQPKLSSSAHRFNTMVQELCEDISPLEILQLSEQTLEGVMQVFNAYIGMLIKALPGSVDNENLEGSVNRIVRMAETEPEQISLLANALLLADELIPRAAAKLSSSQQSNKTDDTSKRSTDRQSRPVEQRELKRRLQRLVDQLRDSFCRQHALELIFLEDGGVRLSPDMYLNIDGNPEEIEWFPSPVYQEMFGKLTRIASVASDMFVGRERFATILLMRLTETIILWLSEDQNFWEEIEQGPRPLGPLGLQQFYLDMEFVILFASQGRYLSRNLQQVIKNIIGRAIEAVAESKIDPYSVLPEDDWFAEVAQIAIDMLTGKTQIGNVENVSSPTSSSVLSHGSN is encoded by the exons ATGATGGATCGAGGTTCATTTTCGTCAAGCATTGGAGATTCAATTGATTTTGATGAGAAGGATCTATCACTTAGTGATAAACTTAAAGTTTTCAAGTCTTCTGCCTTTGATCCTGATTCTTATGTCACCAATCGATGCCGTCACATGAGTGAAAAG GAAATAAGGCATTTATGCAAATACCTTACGGACTTAAGTAAGGCTTCTGCAGAGGAAATGCGGAAAAGTGTTTATGCTAATTATGCTGCTTTCATACG CACATCAAGGGAAATTTCCAATCTCGAAGGACAGCTTATTGCCTTGAGAAACCTCCTATCCACTAGAGCAGCAATTGTTCATGGTTTAGCAGAAGGAATAAATATTGATTCTCTGTCTAGCTCTGAGGGTTCAACACAAGATGATAGGTCTAATCAATGCAACAGTGATACCATCAATACTGAGAGTTGGTTAGGACAATTTGTAGAGAAGCTTGAAGTGCTACTTGCTGAGAGGAGAGTCGATGAGGTTTTGGATGTGCTGGATGAAGGTGAACATATGGCAAATGATGCTCGTAGTAAACAGACATTGACTCCACCGGCGTTATTATCATTGCAGAAAGTTATCACTGAACAGAAGCAAAAGTTAGCAGCAGAATTAGCAGAAGCTTCTTTCCAGTCTTCAGTCAGTGCTGCTGAGCTTCGCTTTGCAGTACGAGCTCTAAAACGCCTTGGTGATGGGCCTCGTGCTCACACTTTAATGTTAAGTTATCACCAGCAGAATTTGCATGGTAATATGCAGGGTATTCGGCCTTCAGGTACTTCACATGGAGTAGCATATAGTGCTGGTCTTTCACAGCTTGTTTTCTCAACAATTGCACAGGCCACAAGTGATTCGTTAGCCTTATTTGATGATGAACCTTCTTATTCATCGGAGCTAGTAACTTGGGCTGTAAACCAAACTCAGAATTTTTCTCATCTTATTAAGAGATTCGTCATAGCTTCACCAGCAGCATCAGGATGCTTAAGACCTGTTGCTGAGAGTGTTCACATAAGTCTGGGGCACTGCTCTTTGCTAGAAGCTCGCGGCCTGACCCTTTCACCAGTTCTTTTGAAAATCTTTAGGCCATGTGTTGAGCAAGCACTGTATGCCAATATAAAGAGGATTGAGCAGTGCACTGCTGCACATGCTGCTGCAGATGATTGGTCGCCAACTTATCCACCAACCGGCTCACGTTCTCTAGGAACTGCATCTCTTGCTGGAGTAATTGCCTCCCAGCCAAAGCTCTCAAGCAGTGCTCATAGATTCAACACAATGGTTCAG GAACTCTGCGAGGACATCAGTCCTCTTGAAATCTTACAGTTGTCAGAGCAAACTTTGGAAGGTGTGATGCAAGTGTTTAACGCATACATAGGTATGTTGATAAAGGCATTACCTGGTTCAGTGGACAATGAGAATCTTGAAGGATCTGTAAATAGAATTGTTAGGATGGCTGAGACAGAACCCGAACAGATTTCTTTACTAGCCAATGCATTATTGTTAGCAGATGAGCTAATCCCTCGTGCAGCCGCGAAGCTTTCCTCTTCACAACAATCTAATAAGACAGATGATACATCTAAACGAAGTACAGACAGGCAGTCTCGTCCTGTAGAGCAGAGAGAACTGAAGCGGCGACTCCAACGTTTAGTTGATCAGCTCCGTGACAGCTTTTGTAGGCAACATGCACTTGAACTCATTTTCTTGGAAGATGGTGGCGTTCGTTTGAGTCCAGACATGTACCTAAATATAGATGGAAATCCAGAAGAGATAGAGTGGTTTCCTTCTCCAGTATATCAGGAAATGTTTGGGAAGTTAACTCGAATTGCTAGCGTAGCATCAGACATGTTTGTGGGAAGAGAAAGATTTGCTACTATTCTTTTGATGAGGCTCACTGAAACAATCATCCTGTGGCTTTCTGAAGATCAAAATTTCTGGGAAGAGATTGAGCAAGGGCCAAGGCCTCTAGGTCCACTTGGGCTTCAACAG TTTTATTTAGATATGGAGTTTGTGATACTCTTTGCTTCACAAGGGCGTTACTTGTCTCGAAATCTTCAACAAGTAATCAAAAACATCATAGGCAGAGCAATTGAAGCAGTTGCTGAAAGCAAAATTGATCCTTACAG TGTACTTCCAGAGGATGATTGGTTTGCGGAAGTTGCTCAAATTGCTATTGATATGCTAACTGGGAAAACACAAATAGGCAACGTGGAGAATGTTAGTAGCCCCACATCATCATCGGTTCTTTCCCACGGAAGTAACTAA
- the LOC107853791 gene encoding exocyst complex component EXO84A isoform X2, with the protein MMDRGSFSSSIGDSIDFDEKDLSLSDKLKVFKSSAFDPDSYVTNRCRHMSEKEIRHLCKYLTDLSKASAEEMRKSVYANYAAFIRTSREISNLEGQLIALRNLLSTRAAIVHGLAEGINIDSLSSSEGSTQDDRSNQCNSDTINTESWLGQFVEKLEVLLAERRVDEVLDVLDEGEHMANDARSKQTLTPPALLSLQKVITEQKQKLAAELAEASFQSSVSAAELRFAVRALKRLGDGPRAHTLMLSYHQQNLHGNMQGIRPSGTSHGVAYSAGLSQLVFSTIAQATSDSLALFDDEPSYSSELVTWAVNQTQNFSHLIKRFVIASPAASGCLRPVAESVHISLGHCSLLEARGLTLSPVLLKIFRPCVEQALYANIKRIEQCTAAHAAADDWSPTYPPTGSRSLGTASLAGVIASQPKLSSSAHRFNTMVQELCEDISPLEILQLSEQTLEGVMQVFNAYIGMLIKALPGSVDNENLEGSVNRIVRMAETEPEQISLLANALLLADELIPRAAAKLSSSQQSNKTDDTSKRSTDRQSRPVEQRELKRRLQRLVDQLRDSFCRQHALELIFLEDGGVRLSPDMYLNIDGNPEEIEWFPSPVYQEMFGKLTRIASVASDMFVGRERFATILLMRLTETIILWLSEDQNFWEEIEQGPRPLGPLGLQQFYLDMEFVILFASQGRYLSRNLQQVIKNIIGRAIEAVAESKIDPYRLDPGLKPATRKGSQLSKFISY; encoded by the exons ATGATGGATCGAGGTTCATTTTCGTCAAGCATTGGAGATTCAATTGATTTTGATGAGAAGGATCTATCACTTAGTGATAAACTTAAAGTTTTCAAGTCTTCTGCCTTTGATCCTGATTCTTATGTCACCAATCGATGCCGTCACATGAGTGAAAAG GAAATAAGGCATTTATGCAAATACCTTACGGACTTAAGTAAGGCTTCTGCAGAGGAAATGCGGAAAAGTGTTTATGCTAATTATGCTGCTTTCATACG CACATCAAGGGAAATTTCCAATCTCGAAGGACAGCTTATTGCCTTGAGAAACCTCCTATCCACTAGAGCAGCAATTGTTCATGGTTTAGCAGAAGGAATAAATATTGATTCTCTGTCTAGCTCTGAGGGTTCAACACAAGATGATAGGTCTAATCAATGCAACAGTGATACCATCAATACTGAGAGTTGGTTAGGACAATTTGTAGAGAAGCTTGAAGTGCTACTTGCTGAGAGGAGAGTCGATGAGGTTTTGGATGTGCTGGATGAAGGTGAACATATGGCAAATGATGCTCGTAGTAAACAGACATTGACTCCACCGGCGTTATTATCATTGCAGAAAGTTATCACTGAACAGAAGCAAAAGTTAGCAGCAGAATTAGCAGAAGCTTCTTTCCAGTCTTCAGTCAGTGCTGCTGAGCTTCGCTTTGCAGTACGAGCTCTAAAACGCCTTGGTGATGGGCCTCGTGCTCACACTTTAATGTTAAGTTATCACCAGCAGAATTTGCATGGTAATATGCAGGGTATTCGGCCTTCAGGTACTTCACATGGAGTAGCATATAGTGCTGGTCTTTCACAGCTTGTTTTCTCAACAATTGCACAGGCCACAAGTGATTCGTTAGCCTTATTTGATGATGAACCTTCTTATTCATCGGAGCTAGTAACTTGGGCTGTAAACCAAACTCAGAATTTTTCTCATCTTATTAAGAGATTCGTCATAGCTTCACCAGCAGCATCAGGATGCTTAAGACCTGTTGCTGAGAGTGTTCACATAAGTCTGGGGCACTGCTCTTTGCTAGAAGCTCGCGGCCTGACCCTTTCACCAGTTCTTTTGAAAATCTTTAGGCCATGTGTTGAGCAAGCACTGTATGCCAATATAAAGAGGATTGAGCAGTGCACTGCTGCACATGCTGCTGCAGATGATTGGTCGCCAACTTATCCACCAACCGGCTCACGTTCTCTAGGAACTGCATCTCTTGCTGGAGTAATTGCCTCCCAGCCAAAGCTCTCAAGCAGTGCTCATAGATTCAACACAATGGTTCAG GAACTCTGCGAGGACATCAGTCCTCTTGAAATCTTACAGTTGTCAGAGCAAACTTTGGAAGGTGTGATGCAAGTGTTTAACGCATACATAGGTATGTTGATAAAGGCATTACCTGGTTCAGTGGACAATGAGAATCTTGAAGGATCTGTAAATAGAATTGTTAGGATGGCTGAGACAGAACCCGAACAGATTTCTTTACTAGCCAATGCATTATTGTTAGCAGATGAGCTAATCCCTCGTGCAGCCGCGAAGCTTTCCTCTTCACAACAATCTAATAAGACAGATGATACATCTAAACGAAGTACAGACAGGCAGTCTCGTCCTGTAGAGCAGAGAGAACTGAAGCGGCGACTCCAACGTTTAGTTGATCAGCTCCGTGACAGCTTTTGTAGGCAACATGCACTTGAACTCATTTTCTTGGAAGATGGTGGCGTTCGTTTGAGTCCAGACATGTACCTAAATATAGATGGAAATCCAGAAGAGATAGAGTGGTTTCCTTCTCCAGTATATCAGGAAATGTTTGGGAAGTTAACTCGAATTGCTAGCGTAGCATCAGACATGTTTGTGGGAAGAGAAAGATTTGCTACTATTCTTTTGATGAGGCTCACTGAAACAATCATCCTGTGGCTTTCTGAAGATCAAAATTTCTGGGAAGAGATTGAGCAAGGGCCAAGGCCTCTAGGTCCACTTGGGCTTCAACAG TTTTATTTAGATATGGAGTTTGTGATACTCTTTGCTTCACAAGGGCGTTACTTGTCTCGAAATCTTCAACAAGTAATCAAAAACATCATAGGCAGAGCAATTGAAGCAGTTGCTGAAAGCAAAATTGATCCTTACAG GCTTGATCCGGGCTTGAAACCAGCAACACGAAAAGGCTCACAACTGTCAAAGTTCATTAGTtactaa
- the LOC107853791 gene encoding exocyst complex component EXO84A isoform X3, which produces MMDRGSFSSSIGDSIDFDEKDLSLSDKLKVFKSSAFDPDSYVTNRCRHMSEKEIRHLCKYLTDLSKASAEEMRKSVYANYAAFIRTSREISNLEGQLIALRNLLSTRAAIVHGLAEGINIDSLSSSEGSTQDDRSNQCNSDTINTESWLGQFVEKLEVLLAERRVDEVLDVLDEGEHMANDARSKQTLTPPALLSLQKVITEQKQKLAAELAEASFQSSVSAAELRFAVRALKRLGDGPRAHTLMLSYHQQNLHGNMQGIRPSGTSHGVAYSAGLSQLVFSTIAQATSDSLALFDDEPSYSSELVTWAVNQTQNFSHLIKRFVIASPAASGCLRPVAESVHISLGHCSLLEARGLTLSPVLLKIFRPCVEQALYANIKRIEQCTAAHAAADDWSPTYPPTGSRSLGTASLAGVIASQPKLSSSAHRFNTMVQELCEDISPLEILQLSEQTLEGVMQVFNAYIDELIPRAAAKLSSSQQSNKTDDTSKRSTDRQSRPVEQRELKRRLQRLVDQLRDSFCRQHALELIFLEDGGVRLSPDMYLNIDGNPEEIEWFPSPVYQEMFGKLTRIASVASDMFVGRERFATILLMRLTETIILWLSEDQNFWEEIEQGPRPLGPLGLQQFYLDMEFVILFASQGRYLSRNLQQVIKNIIGRAIEAVAESKIDPYSVLPEDDWFAEVAQIAIDMLTGKTQIGNVENVSSPTSSSVLSHGSN; this is translated from the exons ATGATGGATCGAGGTTCATTTTCGTCAAGCATTGGAGATTCAATTGATTTTGATGAGAAGGATCTATCACTTAGTGATAAACTTAAAGTTTTCAAGTCTTCTGCCTTTGATCCTGATTCTTATGTCACCAATCGATGCCGTCACATGAGTGAAAAG GAAATAAGGCATTTATGCAAATACCTTACGGACTTAAGTAAGGCTTCTGCAGAGGAAATGCGGAAAAGTGTTTATGCTAATTATGCTGCTTTCATACG CACATCAAGGGAAATTTCCAATCTCGAAGGACAGCTTATTGCCTTGAGAAACCTCCTATCCACTAGAGCAGCAATTGTTCATGGTTTAGCAGAAGGAATAAATATTGATTCTCTGTCTAGCTCTGAGGGTTCAACACAAGATGATAGGTCTAATCAATGCAACAGTGATACCATCAATACTGAGAGTTGGTTAGGACAATTTGTAGAGAAGCTTGAAGTGCTACTTGCTGAGAGGAGAGTCGATGAGGTTTTGGATGTGCTGGATGAAGGTGAACATATGGCAAATGATGCTCGTAGTAAACAGACATTGACTCCACCGGCGTTATTATCATTGCAGAAAGTTATCACTGAACAGAAGCAAAAGTTAGCAGCAGAATTAGCAGAAGCTTCTTTCCAGTCTTCAGTCAGTGCTGCTGAGCTTCGCTTTGCAGTACGAGCTCTAAAACGCCTTGGTGATGGGCCTCGTGCTCACACTTTAATGTTAAGTTATCACCAGCAGAATTTGCATGGTAATATGCAGGGTATTCGGCCTTCAGGTACTTCACATGGAGTAGCATATAGTGCTGGTCTTTCACAGCTTGTTTTCTCAACAATTGCACAGGCCACAAGTGATTCGTTAGCCTTATTTGATGATGAACCTTCTTATTCATCGGAGCTAGTAACTTGGGCTGTAAACCAAACTCAGAATTTTTCTCATCTTATTAAGAGATTCGTCATAGCTTCACCAGCAGCATCAGGATGCTTAAGACCTGTTGCTGAGAGTGTTCACATAAGTCTGGGGCACTGCTCTTTGCTAGAAGCTCGCGGCCTGACCCTTTCACCAGTTCTTTTGAAAATCTTTAGGCCATGTGTTGAGCAAGCACTGTATGCCAATATAAAGAGGATTGAGCAGTGCACTGCTGCACATGCTGCTGCAGATGATTGGTCGCCAACTTATCCACCAACCGGCTCACGTTCTCTAGGAACTGCATCTCTTGCTGGAGTAATTGCCTCCCAGCCAAAGCTCTCAAGCAGTGCTCATAGATTCAACACAATGGTTCAG GAACTCTGCGAGGACATCAGTCCTCTTGAAATCTTACAGTTGTCAGAGCAAACTTTGGAAGGTGTGATGCAAGTGTTTAACGCATACATAG ATGAGCTAATCCCTCGTGCAGCCGCGAAGCTTTCCTCTTCACAACAATCTAATAAGACAGATGATACATCTAAACGAAGTACAGACAGGCAGTCTCGTCCTGTAGAGCAGAGAGAACTGAAGCGGCGACTCCAACGTTTAGTTGATCAGCTCCGTGACAGCTTTTGTAGGCAACATGCACTTGAACTCATTTTCTTGGAAGATGGTGGCGTTCGTTTGAGTCCAGACATGTACCTAAATATAGATGGAAATCCAGAAGAGATAGAGTGGTTTCCTTCTCCAGTATATCAGGAAATGTTTGGGAAGTTAACTCGAATTGCTAGCGTAGCATCAGACATGTTTGTGGGAAGAGAAAGATTTGCTACTATTCTTTTGATGAGGCTCACTGAAACAATCATCCTGTGGCTTTCTGAAGATCAAAATTTCTGGGAAGAGATTGAGCAAGGGCCAAGGCCTCTAGGTCCACTTGGGCTTCAACAG TTTTATTTAGATATGGAGTTTGTGATACTCTTTGCTTCACAAGGGCGTTACTTGTCTCGAAATCTTCAACAAGTAATCAAAAACATCATAGGCAGAGCAATTGAAGCAGTTGCTGAAAGCAAAATTGATCCTTACAG TGTACTTCCAGAGGATGATTGGTTTGCGGAAGTTGCTCAAATTGCTATTGATATGCTAACTGGGAAAACACAAATAGGCAACGTGGAGAATGTTAGTAGCCCCACATCATCATCGGTTCTTTCCCACGGAAGTAACTAA